The Micromonospora sp. WMMD961 genome has a segment encoding these proteins:
- the lysA gene encoding diaminopimelate decarboxylase gives MRAHEAGALHADISNQGPAWLRTPEDVNALMPALWPRSVTRGADGAVAVAGLSVRDIAAEFGTPVYVLDEDDLRSRCRDFRAAFPTEDVFYAGKAFLCRAVVRMIAEEGLHLDICTGGELATALSAGMPPERIGFHGNNKSVAELGRALDAGVGRIIVDSFTEIDRLTALARERGVRPRVLVRVTVGVEAHTHEFIATAHEDQKFGFSLAGGAAANAAFKILDEGVLELRGLHSHIGSQIFDASGFEVSARRVLALQAQIRDARGVELPELDLGGGFGIAYTSQDDPATPQDLAKRLRKIVDSECAAENLAVPHLSIEPGRAIVGPAVFTLYEVGTVKDLDGIRTYVSVDGGMSDNIRTALYDASYSATLASRASGAQPMLARVVGKHCESGDIVVKDEFLPADVQPGDLVAVPGTGAYCRSMASNYNHVPRPPVVAVRDGQARLIVRRETEEDLLALDVG, from the coding sequence ATGCGGGCTCACGAGGCTGGTGCGCTGCACGCGGACATCAGCAACCAGGGGCCGGCGTGGCTGCGTACCCCGGAGGACGTGAACGCCCTGATGCCGGCGCTGTGGCCACGCAGCGTGACGCGCGGCGCCGACGGCGCGGTCGCCGTCGCGGGCCTGAGCGTCCGCGACATCGCGGCCGAGTTCGGCACCCCGGTGTACGTCCTCGACGAGGACGACCTGCGTTCGCGCTGCCGCGACTTCCGGGCGGCCTTCCCGACCGAGGACGTCTTCTACGCGGGCAAGGCGTTCCTCTGCCGCGCGGTGGTCCGGATGATCGCCGAGGAGGGGCTGCACCTGGACATCTGCACCGGTGGTGAGCTGGCCACCGCGCTGTCGGCCGGGATGCCGCCGGAGCGGATCGGCTTCCACGGCAACAACAAGTCGGTCGCCGAGTTGGGTCGGGCGCTGGACGCCGGGGTGGGCCGGATCATCGTCGACTCGTTCACCGAGATCGACCGGCTCACCGCGCTGGCCCGCGAGCGGGGGGTGCGGCCCCGGGTGCTGGTCCGGGTGACGGTGGGCGTCGAGGCGCACACCCACGAGTTCATCGCCACCGCCCACGAGGACCAGAAGTTCGGCTTCTCCCTCGCGGGCGGTGCCGCCGCGAACGCCGCCTTCAAGATCCTCGACGAAGGCGTGCTGGAGCTGCGCGGCCTGCACTCGCACATCGGTTCGCAGATCTTCGACGCCAGCGGCTTCGAGGTCTCGGCCCGCCGGGTGCTCGCCCTGCAGGCGCAGATCCGCGACGCGCGCGGGGTGGAGCTGCCCGAGCTGGACCTCGGCGGCGGCTTCGGCATCGCGTACACCTCCCAGGACGACCCGGCCACACCGCAGGATCTGGCCAAGCGGCTTCGCAAGATCGTCGACTCGGAGTGCGCGGCGGAGAACCTGGCCGTGCCGCACCTGTCGATCGAGCCGGGCCGGGCCATCGTCGGGCCGGCCGTGTTCACCCTCTACGAGGTCGGCACTGTCAAGGACCTCGACGGCATCCGGACGTACGTCAGCGTCGACGGCGGCATGAGCGACAACATCCGCACCGCCCTGTACGACGCGTCCTACTCGGCGACGCTGGCCTCGCGTGCCTCCGGCGCGCAGCCGATGCTTGCCCGCGTGGTGGGAAAGCACTGTGAGTCCGGGGACATCGTGGTGAAGGATGAATTCCTGCCCGCCGACGTGCAGCCCGGAGATCTTGTCGCGGTGCCCGGCACCGGTGCGTACTGCCGGAGCATGGCCAGCAACTACAACCACGTACCGCGTCCACCGGTGGTCGCGGTACGCGACGGCCAGGCACGCCTGATCGTCCGGCGGGAAACCGAAGAGGACCTGCTCGCATTGGATGTTGGATGA
- a CDS encoding DUF3105 domain-containing protein, with translation MSISTPGGPERRPTVVSTGKKPAAGRPASGAKAGSGKPAGKPSGTPRAGGKGPRKPITPVKVSQGRAWGPIALFVAVGVLAAGIIGYGAWASFQGSKPWDKRANAIDGIVNIRKSDPDSLKYESHKSGPLTWNYSPPVGGVHNAAWQNCMGDVYDAPIASEHAVHSLEHGAVWITYRPDLPQDQVEKLASKVRGVEKTLMSPYEGLDKPISLQAWGYQLKLDNADDKRIDEFIKDLRVNASVEGPTALCNTGITATGTTPRELQQQPTQ, from the coding sequence ATGAGCATCAGCACCCCGGGTGGCCCTGAGCGCCGCCCGACCGTGGTCAGCACCGGCAAGAAGCCGGCCGCGGGCCGGCCGGCGTCCGGCGCCAAGGCCGGTTCCGGCAAGCCGGCGGGTAAGCCGTCAGGCACGCCCCGGGCAGGGGGCAAGGGCCCGCGCAAGCCGATCACCCCGGTCAAGGTGAGCCAGGGTCGGGCCTGGGGTCCGATCGCGCTCTTCGTCGCGGTGGGTGTGCTCGCGGCCGGCATCATCGGGTACGGCGCCTGGGCGTCGTTCCAGGGCTCCAAGCCGTGGGACAAGCGGGCCAACGCCATCGACGGCATCGTCAACATCCGCAAGTCCGACCCGGACAGCCTGAAGTACGAGTCGCACAAGTCCGGGCCGCTGACCTGGAACTACTCGCCGCCGGTGGGCGGGGTGCACAACGCCGCCTGGCAGAACTGCATGGGCGACGTCTACGACGCTCCGATCGCCAGCGAGCACGCGGTGCACAGCCTGGAGCACGGCGCGGTGTGGATCACCTACCGCCCGGACCTGCCGCAGGACCAGGTCGAGAAGCTCGCGAGCAAGGTGCGCGGCGTCGAGAAGACGCTGATGAGCCCGTACGAGGGCCTGGACAAGCCGATCTCGCTCCAGGCCTGGGGCTACCAGCTCAAGCTCGACAACGCCGACGACAAGCGGATCGACGAGTTCATCAAGGACCTGCGGGTGAACGCCTCCGTCGAGGGCCCCACGGCGCTCTGCAACACCGGCATCACCGCCACCGGCACCACGCCGCGTGAGCTCCAGCAGCAGCCCACCCAGTAA
- a CDS encoding DUF305 domain-containing protein, whose protein sequence is MTAPTTTTDSEYDDNPTAPDEGGRAPAARYGVPALAIMVVVGLLLGYAGGLLTPRLTRPGDSSVEAGFARDMTTHHAQAVEMSLVAYRSATLPEVRQIAVDIATGQQGEIGAMQTWLREWDLSPTGSQPPMSWMSDGATVKDGLMPGMATPEQMAALRDARGIEVDRQFLSLMYAHHLGGIHMIDAVLGETDNAEVLRVAKTMKATQQTELNNLRQLQAQAAKG, encoded by the coding sequence ATGACCGCCCCCACCACCACCACCGACAGCGAGTACGACGACAACCCGACCGCCCCGGACGAGGGCGGTCGGGCCCCGGCGGCGCGCTACGGCGTGCCGGCGCTCGCCATCATGGTGGTGGTGGGGCTGCTCCTCGGGTACGCGGGCGGCCTGCTCACTCCCCGACTCACCCGGCCCGGTGACTCGTCGGTCGAGGCGGGCTTCGCCCGGGACATGACGACCCACCACGCGCAGGCGGTGGAGATGAGCCTGGTCGCGTACCGGTCGGCCACCCTCCCCGAGGTGCGCCAGATCGCTGTCGACATCGCCACCGGGCAACAGGGCGAGATCGGTGCCATGCAGACCTGGCTACGCGAGTGGGACCTGAGCCCGACCGGCTCGCAGCCGCCGATGTCGTGGATGTCCGACGGCGCCACCGTCAAGGACGGCCTGATGCCGGGGATGGCCACCCCGGAGCAGATGGCCGCCCTGCGCGACGCCCGGGGCATCGAGGTCGACCGGCAGTTCCTGAGCCTGATGTACGCCCACCACCTGGGCGGCATCCACATGATCGACGCGGTGCTCGGCGAGACCGACAACGCCGAGGTGCTGCGGGTGGCCAAGACCATGAAGGCCACCCAGCAGACCGAGCTGAACAACCTCCGGCAGCTCCAGGCGCAGGCGGCCAAGGGCTGA
- a CDS encoding SDR family NAD(P)-dependent oxidoreductase, producing MTKVWLVTGSSRGLGRAVAREVLAAGHDVVATARDVRALDDLRAEYPDHLLVQPLDVTDPQQAQAAVDAAVARFGRLDVVVNNAGYANMATIEEVELDDFRAQVEAVFYGTVHVTKAALPVLLRQGAGHFIQVTSIGGRDTSPGVSAYQSAKFAVEGFSGVLEKEVSPLGIKVTIAEPGLMRTDWSGASMVVHPYSAKYEPTMGPLVKYLSDMQGREPIDPARIARVFLDVVEMEQPPLHLVLGRGAVDMIAQSTSRLAEEDARWAELGRSVDFDDAA from the coding sequence ATGACGAAGGTATGGCTGGTGACGGGCAGCTCCCGCGGCCTCGGTCGGGCCGTGGCCCGGGAGGTGCTGGCTGCCGGGCACGACGTCGTGGCCACCGCGCGCGACGTGCGGGCCCTCGACGACCTGCGCGCGGAGTATCCGGACCACCTCCTCGTGCAGCCCCTGGACGTCACGGACCCGCAGCAGGCGCAGGCCGCTGTCGACGCCGCCGTCGCGCGCTTCGGGCGGCTCGACGTGGTCGTCAACAACGCCGGGTACGCGAACATGGCGACGATCGAGGAGGTGGAGCTGGACGACTTCCGGGCGCAGGTCGAGGCGGTGTTCTACGGGACCGTGCACGTGACAAAGGCGGCGTTGCCCGTGCTGCTGCGCCAGGGCGCCGGACACTTCATCCAGGTCACCTCGATCGGGGGACGCGACACCTCACCCGGAGTGTCGGCGTACCAGAGTGCGAAATTCGCGGTGGAGGGCTTTTCCGGGGTGCTGGAGAAGGAGGTATCCCCCCTCGGGATCAAGGTCACCATCGCCGAGCCGGGCCTCATGCGGACGGACTGGTCCGGGGCGTCCATGGTGGTGCATCCGTACTCGGCGAAGTACGAGCCGACGATGGGTCCGCTCGTGAAGTACCTCTCGGACATGCAGGGGCGGGAACCGATCGATCCGGCGCGGATCGCTCGGGTGTTCCTCGACGTCGTGGAGATGGAGCAGCCGCCGTTGCACCTCGTCCTCGGACGCGGCGCAGTCGACATGATCGCGCAGTCCACCTCGCGGCTCGCCGAGGAGGACGCCCGCTGGGCGGAGCTGGGTCGGTCCGTCGACTTCGACGACGCCGCCTGA
- the argS gene encoding arginine--tRNA ligase: MTPAELASVVLTAAHAVFEQRGLDRAALPASTVVERPRNPEHGDYASTLALQLSKKVGVPPRELATALADELGRAEGVKSVEIAGPGFLNIRLDAAAAGQLARVIVEAGAEYGRSDRLAGEKINLEFVSANPTGPVHIGGVRWAAVGDALSRLLRATGADVGTEYYFNDAGSQIDRFARSLLAAAKGEPAPEDGYGGAYIAEIATEVQARRPEVRSLDDDAAQEVFRVEGVALMFDEIRSSLRDFGVEFDTYFNEKDLHDRGELDLALNRLRAQGHLYESDGATWLRTTDFGDDKDRVLRKSNGEWTYFAADCAYYLDKRERGFERVVIMLGADHHGYIGRMKAMAACFGDDPERNLEILIGQLVNLLRDGAPMRMSKRAGTVITLEDLVEAIGVDASRYALARYSSDSPIDIDIELWTRATRDNPVYYVQYVAARTAGVARNAAEVGLVPGDADAFRPELLDHEKENELLKALAEFPAVVATAAELREPHRVARYLEESVAASYHRFYDNCRVLPLGDEDVTDLHRARLWLNNATRTVIANGLHLLGVSAPERM, from the coding sequence GTGACTCCTGCAGAACTAGCCTCGGTCGTCCTTACCGCCGCCCACGCCGTCTTCGAGCAGCGTGGGCTGGACCGCGCCGCGTTGCCGGCGAGCACGGTGGTGGAGCGACCGCGCAACCCCGAGCACGGCGACTACGCCTCGACGCTCGCGCTGCAGTTGAGCAAGAAGGTCGGTGTTCCGCCGCGGGAGTTGGCGACCGCGCTGGCCGACGAACTGGGCCGGGCGGAGGGTGTCAAATCGGTGGAAATCGCCGGGCCGGGCTTCCTGAACATCCGGCTCGACGCGGCCGCCGCCGGTCAGCTCGCCCGGGTGATCGTCGAGGCCGGCGCGGAGTACGGCCGCAGCGACCGACTCGCCGGCGAGAAGATCAATCTGGAGTTCGTCTCGGCCAACCCGACCGGCCCGGTGCACATCGGCGGGGTTCGCTGGGCGGCCGTCGGTGACGCGCTGAGCCGGCTGCTGCGGGCCACCGGCGCCGACGTCGGCACGGAGTACTACTTCAACGACGCCGGGTCGCAGATCGACCGCTTCGCCCGGTCGCTGCTGGCCGCCGCCAAGGGCGAGCCGGCGCCGGAGGACGGCTACGGCGGCGCGTACATCGCCGAGATCGCCACCGAGGTGCAGGCCCGCCGGCCGGAGGTGCGCTCGCTCGACGACGACGCCGCGCAGGAGGTGTTCCGGGTCGAGGGCGTCGCGCTGATGTTCGACGAGATCCGTTCCTCGCTGCGGGACTTCGGGGTGGAGTTCGACACCTACTTCAACGAGAAGGACCTGCACGACCGGGGTGAACTCGACCTGGCGTTGAACCGGCTGCGCGCACAGGGGCACCTCTACGAGTCCGACGGCGCGACCTGGCTGCGCACCACCGACTTCGGTGACGACAAGGACCGGGTGCTGCGTAAGTCCAACGGCGAGTGGACGTACTTCGCCGCGGACTGCGCCTACTACCTGGACAAGCGGGAGCGCGGCTTCGAGCGGGTCGTGATCATGCTGGGTGCCGACCACCACGGCTACATCGGCCGGATGAAGGCGATGGCCGCCTGCTTCGGCGACGACCCGGAACGCAACCTGGAGATCCTCATCGGGCAGCTGGTCAACCTGCTGCGCGACGGCGCCCCGATGCGGATGAGCAAGCGGGCCGGCACGGTGATCACGCTGGAGGACCTGGTCGAGGCGATCGGCGTGGACGCCTCCCGGTACGCGCTGGCCCGCTACTCCAGCGACTCCCCGATCGACATCGACATCGAGCTGTGGACCCGAGCGACCCGCGACAACCCGGTCTACTACGTGCAGTACGTCGCCGCCCGGACGGCGGGCGTGGCCCGCAACGCCGCCGAGGTGGGGCTGGTCCCGGGTGACGCCGACGCGTTCCGTCCCGAGCTGCTCGACCACGAGAAGGAGAACGAGCTGCTCAAGGCGCTCGCCGAGTTCCCCGCGGTGGTGGCCACGGCCGCCGAGCTGCGGGAGCCGCACCGGGTGGCCCGCTACCTGGAGGAGAGCGTGGCCGCCTCCTACCACCGCTTCTACGACAACTGTCGGGTGCTGCCGCTGGGTGACGAGGACGTCACCGACCTGCACCGCGCCCGGCTGTGGCTCAACAACGCCACCCGCACGGTGATCGCCAACGGCCTGCACCTGCTCGGCGTCTCCGCTCCCGAGAGGATGTGA
- a CDS encoding dihydrofolate reductase family protein, whose amino-acid sequence MRKLTFGMNVTLDGYIAAPGDDLGWSGGEGPDSSSSDELFQWWSDRVGATGLALYGRKLWEAMSSRWPTADQRPGATPAEIEFARRWRDMPKVVFSSTIDKVDSNTRLVTGDAVAEITRLKAEAGGPMDIVGATLAGAAMRAGLIDEYVLVAYPVLVGGGTPFFTDLDSWVNLNLVETRTFPGGVVLTRYETRR is encoded by the coding sequence ATGCGGAAACTGACTTTCGGCATGAACGTGACCCTGGACGGCTACATCGCCGCGCCCGGCGACGACCTCGGCTGGAGTGGGGGTGAGGGACCGGACTCGTCGTCGAGCGACGAGCTGTTCCAGTGGTGGTCCGACCGGGTGGGGGCGACGGGCCTGGCGCTGTACGGGCGCAAGCTGTGGGAGGCGATGAGTTCCCGCTGGCCGACCGCCGACCAGCGGCCCGGCGCCACCCCGGCGGAGATCGAGTTCGCCCGCCGCTGGCGGGACATGCCGAAGGTGGTGTTCTCCTCGACGATCGACAAGGTCGACTCGAACACCCGTCTGGTCACCGGCGACGCGGTCGCCGAGATCACCCGGCTCAAGGCAGAGGCCGGCGGCCCGATGGACATCGTCGGCGCGACGCTCGCCGGGGCGGCCATGCGGGCCGGGCTGATCGACGAGTATGTGCTGGTCGCATACCCGGTCCTGGTGGGCGGCGGCACGCCGTTCTTCACGGACCTGGACAGCTGGGTGAACCTGAACCTGGTGGAGACGCGGACGTTTCCCGGCGGCGTGGTGCTGACCCGATACGAGACGAGGCGATGA
- a CDS encoding winged helix-turn-helix domain-containing protein: MGVALRDARRSVTSWCRRHTIGGDGAVAAVRRGQRQGEPGMLSREQELELIDTLRGVHPDEFGLDEELWTRQSLTALIQRRFDLPLDAGAVGAYLRAWGLGPREPRERACGLCVSAVERWVRSEYPAITRAAQEHLAEVYWIGRVRLRGTMPAADVISAVSSRGRVRFMITTPTVDPPLPRDFVLRLSGEEERTVHLIVDGSWPRNEWPRRLPRRIVLHPLPSCGRAIAAA, encoded by the coding sequence GTGGGGGTTGCACTCAGAGACGCACGGCGTTCGGTCACCAGTTGGTGCCGACGCCACACCATCGGTGGTGACGGGGCGGTGGCAGCCGTCCGTCGCGGACAGCGGCAGGGCGAGCCGGGAATGCTCAGCCGCGAACAGGAACTCGAACTGATCGACACACTGCGGGGCGTCCACCCGGACGAGTTCGGCCTGGACGAGGAGCTGTGGACGAGGCAGAGCCTCACCGCGCTCATCCAGCGGCGCTTCGACCTCCCGCTGGACGCTGGCGCCGTCGGGGCGTACCTGCGGGCCTGGGGGTTGGGTCCGCGCGAGCCGCGCGAGCGCGCCTGCGGGCTCTGCGTCAGCGCGGTGGAGCGGTGGGTTCGCAGCGAGTACCCGGCGATCACCCGAGCCGCCCAGGAGCACCTCGCCGAGGTCTACTGGATCGGCCGGGTCCGCCTGCGCGGCACCATGCCGGCAGCAGACGTGATCTCGGCGGTCTCGTCCCGCGGTCGGGTGCGCTTCATGATCACCACGCCGACCGTGGACCCGCCGCTCCCCCGCGACTTCGTGCTGCGGCTCAGCGGCGAGGAGGAGCGCACCGTGCACCTGATCGTGGACGGCTCCTGGCCCCGCAACGAGTGGCCGCGCCGGCTCCCGCGTCGGATCGTCCTGCACCCGCTGCCCAGCTGCGGGCGGGCGATAGCGGCCGCCTGA
- a CDS encoding RNA polymerase subunit sigma-70: protein MTDARPLGTDDASFIAVVRSGDTARFALITERHRRELQVHCYRMLANYEDAQDMTQETFLRAWNKRESFKGHAALRTWLYRIATNVCLDFLKKRTDRTPVPSGLSDPGSEVLYLQPYPDRMLPEDPQESVVARETIELAFIVAVQHLPPRQRAVFILRDVVGWPASKAADALDLTIASVTSALQRARVTMREQLPDRRLDWRSPGAHELSSDERGVVRSYIDAHERNDLDGLMSLLRDDLRFVMLPEAGTSVVTAKDAVDGWVSGGLFQPGYDDWRCIATTVNRMPAAALYLRTPDDPEYRLFTMAVLHIVDGKIAELTGFDATDKPWLGLPPMLRSDKSPPSTSPAPRAGVTDVTAE, encoded by the coding sequence ATGACCGACGCTAGACCGCTGGGCACTGACGATGCCTCGTTCATCGCGGTGGTTCGCTCAGGCGATACGGCCCGGTTTGCGCTCATCACGGAGCGCCACCGGCGTGAGCTGCAGGTGCACTGCTACCGGATGCTTGCGAACTACGAGGACGCCCAGGACATGACGCAGGAGACGTTCCTGCGGGCGTGGAACAAGCGGGAGTCGTTCAAAGGCCACGCTGCGCTGCGGACCTGGCTGTACCGGATCGCGACGAACGTCTGCCTTGACTTCCTGAAGAAGCGCACGGACCGCACACCCGTACCGTCCGGGCTGTCGGACCCCGGCTCCGAGGTGCTCTACCTGCAGCCGTACCCCGACCGGATGCTCCCCGAGGACCCGCAGGAATCGGTGGTGGCGCGGGAGACGATCGAGCTGGCGTTCATCGTCGCCGTCCAGCACCTGCCGCCGCGGCAGCGTGCGGTGTTCATCCTGCGCGACGTCGTCGGCTGGCCGGCGTCGAAGGCCGCCGACGCCCTCGATCTGACCATCGCATCGGTGACCAGCGCGCTACAGCGGGCGCGCGTGACGATGCGCGAGCAGCTGCCCGACCGACGCCTCGACTGGCGGAGCCCCGGCGCCCACGAGCTGTCGAGCGACGAGCGCGGCGTGGTGAGGTCGTACATCGACGCCCATGAGCGCAACGACCTCGACGGGCTGATGTCCCTGCTCCGCGACGACCTGCGCTTCGTGATGCTGCCCGAGGCGGGCACCTCGGTCGTCACGGCCAAGGACGCGGTGGACGGCTGGGTCTCCGGTGGGCTCTTCCAGCCCGGCTACGACGACTGGCGCTGTATCGCCACGACGGTCAACCGCATGCCCGCCGCCGCGCTGTACCTCCGCACCCCTGACGACCCGGAGTACCGGTTGTTCACCATGGCGGTCCTGCACATCGTCGACGGGAAGATCGCCGAGCTCACCGGATTCGACGCCACCGACAAACCATGGCTGGGCCTGCCCCCGATGCTGCGATCAGACAAGTCCCCGCCGTCGACGAGTCCGGCGCCACGGGCCGGCGTCACCGACGTCACCGCGGAATGA
- a CDS encoding TetR family transcriptional regulator: protein MATPEGDFQRARRPEHKEQRREAILAAARLLGARDGVRSVSLTDIATEVGIHKSAILRYFETREEIYLHLTAAGWSSWSDAVRAELDGAHEVAPERLAAILATTLAERPLFCELLSHVSLNLERHVSAEAVHAFKLTGLAAVDDISAQAAGALPPLGQHGARDLVTTVTALAAALWQAAHPPETLAALYLRDPRLGHAVVDFAPRLERLTYAAILGLIAAADRR from the coding sequence GTGGCGACACCGGAGGGGGACTTTCAGCGCGCGCGCCGCCCCGAGCACAAGGAGCAGCGGCGGGAGGCGATCCTCGCCGCCGCCCGCCTGCTGGGTGCCCGCGATGGCGTACGGTCGGTCAGCTTGACCGATATCGCCACTGAAGTCGGCATCCACAAGTCCGCGATCCTCCGCTACTTCGAGACGCGTGAAGAGATCTACCTGCACCTCACCGCCGCGGGCTGGAGCAGCTGGTCAGATGCGGTACGCGCGGAACTCGACGGCGCGCACGAGGTAGCCCCCGAACGACTCGCCGCGATCCTGGCGACGACCCTCGCCGAGCGCCCACTCTTCTGCGAGCTACTCTCCCACGTGTCGCTCAACCTCGAACGGCACGTCTCCGCGGAGGCGGTGCACGCCTTCAAGCTCACCGGGCTCGCCGCCGTCGACGACATCAGCGCGCAGGCTGCCGGCGCGCTGCCCCCACTCGGCCAGCACGGTGCCCGCGACCTGGTGACGACGGTCACGGCACTCGCCGCCGCACTGTGGCAAGCCGCTCACCCGCCCGAGACCCTCGCCGCGCTATACCTGCGGGACCCCCGGCTCGGGCACGCGGTCGTCGACTTCGCCCCCCGGCTGGAGCGGCTGACCTACGCCGCCATCCTGGGGCTGATCGCCGCCGCCGATCGGCGGTGA